In Nocardioides sp. WS12, the DNA window GGGTCCGGGCGGAGCTGGAGTACCGCTCGCTCGCGGATCTCGTCGCCGACGTACCGGACGAGATGGAACGGTTGCAGCGCACCTGCGCCGCGGCCACCGACGCGATCAGCCACCGATACTTCGCGGGCGCCGAAGCCGTCGCCTGGAAGGGAGTCGGCGTATGAGCATGCAACTGCGGATCGTGCACACCTCCAAGTACGAGTACGACGGCCGGGCAGCCGCGTCCTACAACCAGGCCCGGATGACGCCGGTGACCACGCCGGAGCAGATCGTCGTGCACAACCGGCTCGAGGTGACGCCGAAGCCGTGGAGCTCCACGTCCACCGACTACTTCGGCTGCCAGGTGACAGCGTTCGAGGTCGTCGACCCGCACGACGTCATGACGGTGACGGCGACCTCGACCGTGCAGGTGAACCGCACCGGCTCCCCCGTCGCCACGACCCCCTGGTCGTCGTACACCGAACGCGAGGTGAGCGACCGCTGGACGGAGTTCCTCGTGGTGAACGACCTCGTCGAGCCGCCGGCCGACTTCGCTGACCAGGTCCGCCAGATCGGAGAATCGTCCGCACTGCCGGGCTTTGCCGCCCTCGAGGTCTGCCGCCTGGTGCACGAACAGATCAACTTCCTGCCCGGCTCCACCGACGTCGAGTCACCGGCCGCCGAGGCATGGGCACAACGTGCCGGCGTCATCCAGGACATGGTCCACCTGACCATCGGCGGGCTGCGCACACTCGGCATCCCCGCCCGCTACGTCTCCGGCTACGTGCACCCCGTCGAGGATCCGGTCGTCGGCGTGACCGTCGCCGGTGACTCGCACGCGTGGGTGGAGTGGTGGGACGACGGCTGGCAGGGCTTCGACCCGGGCACCAACACGGCACCGGGCAACCGGTACGTCGCGATCGGCCACGGCCGCGACTACACCGACGTCCCGCCCCTGCGCGGCATCTACTCGGGCGCGAAGACGGCCAAACTCGACGTCCTCGTCGAGGTCACCCGGATCAGCTGACCCGGCCCACGCTCCGCTCGACCCGCAGCACGTCGTACTCGTGCTCGGGGTCGCCCGTCATCACCGCCGCGAGGCGTAGGTGCGGCAGCGCGTCGTCGTACTTCGACTGCCGCTCGAGTGTGCGCCCCAGGGTGTGCCGGGACCACGTGTCGGTCGGGTCCTCCTCGACCAGCGCGGTGAGTTCGGCGGTGGCCTTCAGGAGATGGGCGCGCTGGAAGTACGCCCATGCGCGAAGTGAGCGCAGTCCGCGATTCGCGGGCTCCTCGACCAGCGCCGGCTCGAGCACCTCGAGGGCCTCGCGGGGCGCGTTGCGGCTCAGCAGGTCGTGCGCGGTCCGGTACGCCGACGCGTGGTCGCTGGTCGCGCCCGGGAACACGATCGCCGGAGCCTGGAGGCGGAACTCGGTCATGGTCGTACCAACCCTCCGGCCCTGATCGATGTTCCCGCCGGTGGTTGAGGTGCGAGCGAAGCGAGCCTCGAAACCCCCAGAACGCCCCCACCCCACTAGGGTGACCCACGGACGGGCTGGTCGGGCGACCGCGTGATCTCCGCCGTGAGGCGACAGGTCCCGAGGAAAGTCCGGGCTCCACAGAGCAGGGTGGTGGGTAACACCCACCCGGGGTGACCCGCGGGAAAGTGCCACAGAAAACAGACCGCCGGCGCTCTTCGGAGAATCGGTAAGGGTGAAACGGTGGGGCAAGAGCCCACCAGTGCCTCGGGTGACCGGGGCAGCTAGGCAAACCCCACCCGGAGCAAGACCAGACAGCACGCGCTTGAGGGCTGCTCGCCCGAGCGTGCGGGTAGGTTGCTGGAGGCTGTCGGCAACGGCAGCCGTAGATGGATGGTCGCCCCCTGGCAACAGGGACAGAACCCGGCTTACAGACCAGCCCGTCCCCCATTCGCTGCAGACGTGCGGTTCTCCGTTTCGAATCAGTCCAGTTCGTGCGCGCTTGCACCGGGCTGGACACCGGCAAAGAGGAACCCCCTTTGTTGCTATGCGAGCCATAGCCAGATTCACGGCCGCGAGCGCTTCGCCACGGCGATGCGCGGTCCATCCGGTCCTACCCTTGGCCCATGTCTCTTGAACGATTGGCTGCGCGGGTCGTCGTGCTCGACGCATGCGACCGCATCCTCCTGTTCGAGGAGCAGGACCCCGCCGAACCCGATCGGCCTACCTGGTGGATCACTCCGGGAGGAGCGCTGGAGAATCAGGAATCGTTCGCTGAGGCCGCTGCCCGTGAGCTCCGCGAGGAGACGGGACTCTGCTCCGATTCCTTGGTGGGCCCGATCGCCACCAACAGCTTCACCATGACCTACAAGGGCCGCGAAGTGCGCCAGACCGAGCAGTTCTTCGCTGTACGGGGCGAACCGGCCGAGGTCACCTTCACGGCGTGGACCGCCTTTGAGCGCGCTGTGCTCCTGGGCGGACGATGGTTCGGGATCGAGGAGCTGGCTTCGTCGGGCCTCGTGTTCTACCCACCCCGTCTCCCGGAGATCGCTGCGGGCGCGGTCCGACTGACCGCTAGCATCTGAGCTCGGAGATCCTCACGCCAAGGGACCGGACAAATGGTGAATCTGAACCAACTGGAAGTGTTCGTTGCCGTCGTGGAAGCGGGCGGGTTCTCAGGCGCTGCCAAGTCCCTCTACATGAGCCAGCCGTCGGTCTCGAACCACGTACGGAACCTCGAGAGCTCACTCGGTGTGCAGTTGGTCGAACGGACGACCCAGGGGGCGCGTACGACGCCGGCCGGCGACGCCGTCCTCGAGCATGCGCGGCTGATCTTTGCCCAGCTCCGGACCTTGGAGAACCGGGTCTCGCAGTTCCAGGGACTCGATGCCGGCATCCTCTCCCTGGCCGGCACGACGTCCCTGGGCACTTACCTGTTGCCGCGGCTGGTGGCGGACTTCGCCAGGCGAGCCCCGAACGTCGAGTGCCAGATACGGGTCGGGAACGAAGAGCGGGTCGAGGACTGGCTGATCAAGGGCGAGGTCGCTCTGGGTCTGTGTATTGACCAACCACGGGAGCACCTGGACGCCGAGCCGCTGTTCCGGGAGGAGCTCGTGCTGGTCGCGGCTCCCGACAGCCCTCTGGCGGGACGCGTGCTGGAACCGGCCGAACTCCGCGGGCAACGATTTCTGATGCGGGAGAAGGGGTCGGCGACCCGCAAGCAACAGGAGGACGTCCTGAACCTGTGGTGTCTCATGGACGCGCCGCGCTGGGAGCTGTGGGGACCAGACACCCTGAAGGAGGCCGTCCAGGCAGGCCTGGGCGTGACGCTCCTGTCCGAACACGCCACCGCCCGGGAGCGGAACAGCGGTCTGCTCGTGGCGCTCACTGTTGAGCCAGTGCCTCCGGCGCGGACCGTGTCGTTGGTCCGCCGGGGCGACCGTGCGCTGACACCTCCCGAGGAAGCGTTCGTCACAATGCTTCGCGCTGTGGGAGCCTGGCCGAAGTAGGGAGGCGGCCTGGCCCCCACAGCGCGGGGTGGGGCGGGAGGTTTGGTCAGTACCGGATGCAGGCCGAACGCAGGTCGGTGTAGAACTGCCACACGTCCGCCGAGCACTCGGGTGCGCCGAGCTGGGAAGCCTTGGCCCCCATGTGCGGAAGGTGTGAGTAAGCACCGACACCGGGACGGTTGACGTGCAGCATGCCGGCCTCGAAGTCCTGCAGCGCCTGGAACATGTACGCCGGGTTCTGCGTGAAGATCGTGCCCGACATGCCGTACTTCACCGAGTTCGAGATCCGCATCGCGTCGTCGTACCCGTTGCAGGTGATGACCGACAGGACAGGGCCGAACACCTCCTCCTGGGCAAGCTCGGAATCCCAGGCCACCTGGTCCAGCACCGTCGGCTGGATGAAGTAGCCCGTGGTGTCGAGCTCGGCGGCCGCGCCGCCGGCAACGACCGTCGCACCATCAGCCACGGCCTTGGTCACGGCGTCGAGGCAGGCGCGGTACCGCTCGTCGTTCACGACCGGCCCGATGTCGGCGTCCGGTTGGCTGCCGGGACCGATCTTCATGGCGCGCACTCGCGGCACCAGGCGGTCGAGCAGCGCGTCGTGGACCTTCGCGTCCACGATGATCCGGCTGGTCGCCGAACAACGCTGACCGGACTGGCCGAACGCACCATGGATGATTGCGTCGGCCGCCGCGTCGAGGTCAGCGTCCTCCAGCACGATGAGTGCGTTCTTGCCTCCCAGTTCGAGCTGCGCCCGCATCAACCGGTTGGCACCCGCCCGGTTGATCGCCTGGCCGACCGGGAGCGAGCCAGTGAACGAGATCCCCGCGATCCGGGGGTCGTTGACCAACGCCTCCCCTGCTTCCCGGTCACCTTGGATCAGGTTGAGGACACCGGCCGGCACACCGGCATCGATGAAGGCCTGGACCAGAAGGGCCGACGTCAGCGGAGTCAGTGGCGACGGCTTGAGTACGGCGGTGCAACCCGAGAGCAGCGCCGGCGCGACCTTCCACACCGGGATGGCGAACGGGAAGTTCCACGGCGTGATGAGGCCGACGATGCCGATCGGACGGCGGAACGTGAGGACCATCGTCCGCGGCTCCTCCGCGGCCGTCGTCTCGCCGTTCATCCGGCGGGCCTCGCCGATGTGGAAGTCGAGGATGGCCAGGCTTCGGGTCACCTCGCCCCGGGCCTCGGACAGGCGCTTGCCCTGCTCGCGTGTGATTGCCTCGGCGATCCCGTCGATTCGTTCTTCGATGAGTCGGCCTGCCTTGGTGAGGACCTTGGCCCGCTCGATCGGTCCGATGGCGTCCCAGTCGTGCTGTGCTGCCTGCGCGGCATCGATCGCTCGGGTCACGTCGTCGGTGACCGACTCGGTGAACTCTCCGATGATGTCGTCGATGTCGGCCGGGTTGTGGTTCGACCTCGTCTCGCCGCTCGAACTGGGCGCCCAGACGCCGTCGACGAAGTTGAGGAGATGATCAGGCTTGACCTTGAAGTCCAGAGTGGACACGGAACTGCTCCTTGCTGGAAGAGGGATCAGGGGAACCGCACGGCGATGCGCGGGTCACTCCCGTGGTTGGCGATGGCGACCGCTTCAACGATGTCGTCGAGGGCGAAGGGTTCGGGCACCAGGTCCGAGAAGAGTGACTGGTACGGGGTCCTCTGCAGGAAGGCGACAGCCTCGACCAGGTCGTCGACCCGGTAGTTGTGGCTGCCGACGACCGTGGTCAGGTTCTTGACGTAGCCGCTCGGTTCGAACTGAATCGGCGGTGCCGGCGACACCGAACCGACCAGGGCGATGCGGCCGCCCATCTCGACGATGTCGAACGCCGTCTGCACGGCGCGGCTGTTGCCGGAGAGTTCGAAGATGACATCCGCACCCTGCTCCGCCACCACCTTTGCCAGCGTCTCCGGGCCGACCGTTTGAGTCGCCCCGAAGAGCCCGGCCAGCGCCCGGCGGGCCGGGTCGACGTCCGAGGCAATGACCGTGGTCGCACCACGGTCACGGGCATACGCCACGGCAGTCAGCCCGAGCATGCCGCAACCGAGGACCACGACGACGTCGTCGGCGGTGAGGTCGACACGGCGTGCCGCGCAGGTGACCGTCGCCGTGGCGCAGTTGGCAGGTGTGGCGACCGAGGCGGGCAGGTCGTCAGGCAGCCGGACGATGCCGGTCCCTGCGGCGAGGTGGACGTGGTCGGCGAACCCGCCGTTGAGCTGCCAGTGGTCGTCGATGGCCTCGTGCCCGTACTTGCGCACGGTCGCGCACTTCTGCGGAATGCCTCGGAGACACCGGCGACACGTGCCGCAGGAGGTTCCGATGGTCCAGGTGATCCGCTCCCCGACTGTCACCGGCCGGCCATCGGCGATCACCTCCCCACCGGTGGCCACCACGTGTCCGATCGCCTCGTGCCCGAGCACGGTCGGCAGCGGGGTCGGCCGGTCACCGTTGATGGTGTGCAGGTCGCTGCCGCAGATCGTGGCGAGCTCCGTGCGGACCAGGACCTCGCCGGCCCGAAGCGTCGGGAGCGGGACCGACTGGAGCGCGAAGCCCTTGTCAGTGCCGTCCCAGATCGCTGCCGTGGCCGAGCCCGTGGTCTGCGTCATCGAACCCTCTCTTCCGTGCAGCACATCGGCTGCCGTTGTCGCGGTCATCGGCGGATCGTGCTTGCGACCAGGGCGCTGGCGGTGCAGCAGGCAGCGACGATCGGGAAGATCAGCCCGGCGTCGCCGCCGTTGCTGTCCATGATGTGCCCGATGATCGGTTCCGCGGCACCCGCGAACAGGTAGGCGAAGAAGTTGACCACACCGATCGCCGTACCCGCCATGACCTTGCCAGCCAAGTCGGGGCACAGCGCCCAGAAGGACGACTGGGGACCGTAGACGAAGAAGCCGCAGAGGAACAGCAGCACGATGCCGAGGCCCGGACCGGGGTCGATCATCCACATGGCCAGCGAGGACAGTGCACCCAGCGCCATGAAGACCATGATCGGGAGGTCGCGACGTGAACCGAACACCCGGTCCGAGAGCTGGCCGTTGGTCATCGCTCCGACGGCCATGCCGAAAGGCAGCGCCAGCGAGATCCACAGGCCACCGGGGGTGTCCTTCCAGGTGTCGCCGAGGAAGTAGACCGGGACCCAGATGAGCAGGCCGTACCGGGCGGAGTTCTGGAAGCCGATCGCGATGCCGGTCTGCCAGATCTTCGGGATGCTCAGGACCGCCTTGTAGCGGGCCTTGGAGCTGAGGGCCGGGCCGGCGCTGTCGTGT includes these proteins:
- a CDS encoding transglutaminase family protein, with protein sequence MSMQLRIVHTSKYEYDGRAAASYNQARMTPVTTPEQIVVHNRLEVTPKPWSSTSTDYFGCQVTAFEVVDPHDVMTVTATSTVQVNRTGSPVATTPWSSYTEREVSDRWTEFLVVNDLVEPPADFADQVRQIGESSALPGFAALEVCRLVHEQINFLPGSTDVESPAAEAWAQRAGVIQDMVHLTIGGLRTLGIPARYVSGYVHPVEDPVVGVTVAGDSHAWVEWWDDGWQGFDPGTNTAPGNRYVAIGHGRDYTDVPPLRGIYSGAKTAKLDVLVEVTRIS
- a CDS encoding tetratricopeptide repeat protein gives rise to the protein MTEFRLQAPAIVFPGATSDHASAYRTAHDLLSRNAPREALEVLEPALVEEPANRGLRSLRAWAYFQRAHLLKATAELTALVEEDPTDTWSRHTLGRTLERQSKYDDALPHLRLAAVMTGDPEHEYDVLRVERSVGRVS
- a CDS encoding NUDIX domain-containing protein, translated to MSLERLAARVVVLDACDRILLFEEQDPAEPDRPTWWITPGGALENQESFAEAAARELREETGLCSDSLVGPIATNSFTMTYKGREVRQTEQFFAVRGEPAEVTFTAWTAFERAVLLGGRWFGIEELASSGLVFYPPRLPEIAAGAVRLTASI
- a CDS encoding LysR substrate-binding domain-containing protein, which codes for MVNLNQLEVFVAVVEAGGFSGAAKSLYMSQPSVSNHVRNLESSLGVQLVERTTQGARTTPAGDAVLEHARLIFAQLRTLENRVSQFQGLDAGILSLAGTTSLGTYLLPRLVADFARRAPNVECQIRVGNEERVEDWLIKGEVALGLCIDQPREHLDAEPLFREELVLVAAPDSPLAGRVLEPAELRGQRFLMREKGSATRKQQEDVLNLWCLMDAPRWELWGPDTLKEAVQAGLGVTLLSEHATARERNSGLLVALTVEPVPPARTVSLVRRGDRALTPPEEAFVTMLRAVGAWPK
- a CDS encoding aldehyde dehydrogenase family protein; its protein translation is MSTLDFKVKPDHLLNFVDGVWAPSSSGETRSNHNPADIDDIIGEFTESVTDDVTRAIDAAQAAQHDWDAIGPIERAKVLTKAGRLIEERIDGIAEAITREQGKRLSEARGEVTRSLAILDFHIGEARRMNGETTAAEEPRTMVLTFRRPIGIVGLITPWNFPFAIPVWKVAPALLSGCTAVLKPSPLTPLTSALLVQAFIDAGVPAGVLNLIQGDREAGEALVNDPRIAGISFTGSLPVGQAINRAGANRLMRAQLELGGKNALIVLEDADLDAAADAIIHGAFGQSGQRCSATSRIIVDAKVHDALLDRLVPRVRAMKIGPGSQPDADIGPVVNDERYRACLDAVTKAVADGATVVAGGAAAELDTTGYFIQPTVLDQVAWDSELAQEEVFGPVLSVITCNGYDDAMRISNSVKYGMSGTIFTQNPAYMFQALQDFEAGMLHVNRPGVGAYSHLPHMGAKASQLGAPECSADVWQFYTDLRSACIRY
- a CDS encoding zinc-binding dehydrogenase; this encodes MTATTAADVLHGREGSMTQTTGSATAAIWDGTDKGFALQSVPLPTLRAGEVLVRTELATICGSDLHTINGDRPTPLPTVLGHEAIGHVVATGGEVIADGRPVTVGERITWTIGTSCGTCRRCLRGIPQKCATVRKYGHEAIDDHWQLNGGFADHVHLAAGTGIVRLPDDLPASVATPANCATATVTCAARRVDLTADDVVVVLGCGMLGLTAVAYARDRGATTVIASDVDPARRALAGLFGATQTVGPETLAKVVAEQGADVIFELSGNSRAVQTAFDIVEMGGRIALVGSVSPAPPIQFEPSGYVKNLTTVVGSHNYRVDDLVEAVAFLQRTPYQSLFSDLVPEPFALDDIVEAVAIANHGSDPRIAVRFP